A genomic stretch from Mya arenaria isolate MELC-2E11 chromosome 10, ASM2691426v1 includes:
- the LOC128204609 gene encoding uncharacterized protein F54H12.2-like, producing the protein MTLYVPNPQKWVDFFDRVSSDKTSLNQYGGGRRLSVIPVDYSKAIDDKTYPIKAVLPAEQTTAQAKSELERQDINPASVVDMLQSSSSSQRRGIKRKRSSSRGHSSAKRRRLTGKTSSDGPFEFRISGQNSMDYLDLKNSRIFVKVKVTKADGSAIGEKADNKVAPTNMFLQALFSTVEVTLQNKATITCNYNPYRAYIPTILKYGRDAADSQLTTQCFIMDDADSPGVVDPNGTNNGLFLRNKLIAGSASLDMQGCIFHYLFDMSRFLLNEVDLKIKLYRSPIEFCLCAADAVPYQLVIEDIYILARKIRVNPAVIFGHSKILEKQNALYPYNKVEVKSVSIAAGSTTYSWDNMYQGRRPNKLIVGFVKSKAVSGNIGTNPFNFENCSIQQITVYCDGLPVGSNPLKLDFSASGTSTIRAYTNLLLSSGKWRQDEGNQLDRSHFIAGSTLFVFELEPDFSHHGEYLSLMKSGNVRLDVVFKNPLSEPMSCIVYSEGPGYFEVNKERDIILS; encoded by the exons ATGACATTATACGTTCCCAATCCTCAGAAGTGGGTGGATTTCTTTGATCGTGTTAGTAGCGATAAAACGTCTCTAAATCAATATGGAGGTGGACGACGTTTATCAGTGATACCAGTTGACTACTCAAAAGCGATCGACGATAAGACCTATCCTATAAAAGCGGTCTTACCGGCAGAACAAACGACAGCTCAAGCCAAGTCTGAGCTTGAAAGACAGGATATAAATCCGGCTAGTGTCGTAGATATGCTTCAGTCATCTTCCAGCAGTCAACGTCGAGGGATCAAGCGTAAGAGAAGCTCGTCAAGAGGTCATTCATCAGCAAAGCGACGGCGTTTGACTGGTAAA ACCTCCAGCGATGGTCCTTTTGAGTTCAGAATTAGCGGTCAGAACTCCATGGACTATTTGGATTTGAAAAATTCAAGGATATTTGTGAAGGTAAAAGTTACAAAGGCGGATGGAAGTGCCATTGGAGAGAAGGCGGACAATAAGGTCGCTCCTACCAATATGTTTCTTCAGGCGTTGTTTTCTACCGTGGAAGTCACGCTTCAAAACAAGGCCACCATTACGTGTAACTACAACCCATACAGAGCCTACATACCAACTATACTGAAGTATGGGCGGGATGCTGCTGATAGCCAGCTTACCACACAGTGCTTTATCATGGACGATGCAGACTCTCCcg GAGTTGTCGATCCTAATGGTACTAACAACGGACTTTTTCTGAGGAACAAATTAATAGCGGGGTCCGCGTCGTTAGATATGCAAGGCTGTATATTCCACTATCTGTTCGATATGAGTAGATTTCTATTGAACGAGGTTGACCTGAAAATCAAGCTTTATAGGAGTCCGATAGAGTTTTGTCTGTGTGCGGCAGATGCGGTACCCTATCAGTTGGTCATTGAAGACATTTACATTCTCGCAAGAAAGATCCGGGTGAATCCCGCTGTCATTTTTGGTCATTCCAAGATACTAGAGAAGCAAAATGCTCTTTACCCCTACAATAAGGTGGAGGTGAAATCAGTCAGTATTGCAGCAGGTTCCACCACGTACAGTTGGGATAATATGTACCAAGGCAGACGTCCCAACAAGTTAATCGTGGGGTTCGTGAAAAGTAAGGCAGTGAGCGGGAATATTGGTACTAACCCGTTTAATTTTGAGAACTGCTCCATTCAGCAAATCACTGTGTATTGTGACGGTCTTCCCGTCGGATCTAACCCGCTTAAGCTGGACTTTAGTGCTTCTGGCACCTCCACCATACGTGCCTACACCAACTTGCTTTTATCTAGCGGGAAGTGGAGGCAAGATGAAGGCAACCAGTTAGATAGATCTCACTTTATAGCTGGTTCTACGTTGTTCGTGTTTGAACTAGAGCCTGATTTCTCCCATCACGGAGAGTATTTGTCACTAATGAAATCTGGGAATGTACGACTAGACGTCGTCTTTAAGAATCCGTTATCAGAGCCTATGAGCTGCATCGTGTACAGCGAGGGTCCTGGCTATTTCGAAGTAAACAAGGAGCGAGATATAATTTTGTCGTAA
- the LOC128206641 gene encoding mucin-22-like: MAWLLPTSLCICIVIINAQLTAFSGDELCDDSDICTLVYRGPGVYTPTMYHDRYIISEQFAETASFNFCNNKSNSTEIELQDWIINCSHIICGCVKVVGSKKTCCSTDTKLTTVTADTAKPTQTSHGTGTKSTAVGIGTKSTAVGTGTKSTAVGTGTKSTTVTAGTTQTTHGTGTKSTAVGTGTNSTTVTAGTTQTTHDKTFNEVLLNAIIGTGVTAGTSVFLMVLILILFRRKIKKIKFGNASFLLNSTVSTRTENDIENVSVIEDVAVVTIDQERNVVAAVATVQNVTVDEDVAVVSINEEGNVVAAVASDEVTAVVETETKTISQRTRSKKQK, from the exons ATGGCGTGGCTTTTACCCACCTCTTTATGTATCTGCATTGTCATCATCAATGCTCAACTTACTGCTTTTTCTGGAGATGAATTATGTGATGATTCCGATATCTGTACTTTAGTGTATAGGGGTCCGGGAGTTTATACTCCCACAATGTACCACGATAGATACATAATTAGTGAACAGTTTGCAGAGACAGCTTCATTCAACTTTTGTAACAATAAATCGAACTCAACGGAAATTGAATTACAAGATTGGATCATAAATTGTAGTCACATTATTTGCGGCTGTGTGAAAGTTGTCGGCAGTAAAAAAACATGCTGCA gtACTGATACAAAGTTGACCACAGTCACTGCTGACACCGCAAAACCTACACAAACTTCACACG GTACTGGTACAAAGTCTACCGCTGTAGGTATTGGTACAAAGTCTACCGCTGTAGGTACTGGTACAAAGTCTACCGCTGTAGGTACTGGTACAAAGTCTACCACCGTCACTGCTGGCACTACACAAACTACACACG GTACTGGTACAAAGTCTACCGCTGTAGGTACTGGTACAAATTCTACCACCGTCACTGCTGGCACTACACAAACTACACATGACAAGACCTTCAATGAAGTGTTATTGAATGCCA TCATCGGTACAGGAGTCACAGCTGGTACCAGTGTATTCTTGATGGTGTTAATATTAATACTGTTTAGacggaaaattaaaaaaataaaatttggtaaCGCCTCGTTCCTACTAAATAGTACGGTTTCAACAAGAAcagaaaatgacattgaaaatgtGTCAGTTATAGAGGATGTAGCTGTTGTAACAATTGATCAGGAAAGAAACGTAGTTGCAGCTGTTGCGACAGTTCAAAATGTGACAGTTGATGAGGATGTAGCTGTTGTGTCAATTAATGAGGAAGGAAACGTAGTTGCAGCGGTTGCATCTGATGAAGTTACTGCCGTTGTtgaaactgaaacaaaaacaataagtCAAAGAACAAggtcaaaaaaacaaaaatga
- the LOC128204608 gene encoding uncharacterized protein LOC128204608: protein MDTDEKNNILEKFYFDEKNPAAYAGPQKLFRVIAKKYPGEFTLSYIKQWLGSQDAYSLQKPRRHKFKTANVRVTSIGEQLDVDLLSMANLADENDGVRFLLCAIDILSRKLWVLPLKTKTAKEVLGAMKDIMDNIAPIKIQKVRADKGSEFANRWFKKYMKDINVYFFTTNNPPKSNFVERVQRTLKEKLYRMMRHKRTYRYIYDLQNVVASYNATPHRGLKGLAPNEVNKDNEADVWARMYLKKSPKRQPTKAMILFRKGDLVRISFTKKPFQRAYQEQFTTEVFKVAVQLLKQGIPMYKLQDLKGDAIEGLFYTSELQKVNKDENSLWFIERTLKKRKRNNKLQYFVEWQGFPKTFNSWVNADDIKDISATVT, encoded by the coding sequence ATGGATactgatgaaaaaaataatattttagaaaaatttTACTTTGATGAAAAAAACCCAGCTGCTTATGCTGGTCCACAGAAATTGTTTCGTGTGATTGCCAAAAAATACCCTGGAGAATTTACATTATCTTACATTAAACAGTGGTTAGGTAGCCAGGATGCCTACTCACTTCAGAAACCTAGAAGACACAAATTTAAGACAGCCAATGTGAGGGTGACTAGCATCGGTGAACAGCTGGATGTAGATCTTTTGTCAATGGCTAACCTAGCAGATGAGAATGACGGCGTTCGATTTTTGCTTTGCGCGATCGATATATTATCCAGAAAACTGTGGGTTCTACCCTTAAAAACCAAAACGGCAAAAGAAGTGTTAGGCGCGATGAAAGACATTATGGATAACATAGCaccaatcaaaatacaaaaagtgaGAGCTGACAAAGGGAGTGAATTTGCCAACCGATGGTTTAAAAAGTACATGAAAGACATCAATGTGTACTTTTTTACCACCAATAACCCACCCAAAAGTAATTTTGTGGAACGAGTTCAACGGACGTTGAAAGAGAAATTATACAGGATGATGAGACATAAAAGAACCTACCGATACATTTATGATTTGCAAAATGTCGTGGCTAGCTACAACGCAACGCCACATAGAGGTCTTAAGGGGTTAGCTCCTAACGAAGTGAACAAAGACAACGAAGCGGATGTTTGGGCTCGTATGTACTTGAAGAAATCTCCGAAGCGACAGCCGACTAAGGCCatgattttatttagaaaaggCGATTTAGTGAGAATAAGTTTTACCAAAAAGCCCTTTCAACGTGCCTACCAAGAGCAATTTACCACCGAAGTGTTTAAAGTCGCTgttcaacttttaaaacaagGCATACCTATGTACAAGCTGCAAGATCTTAAAGGTGACGCTATTGAAGGATTGTTTTATACCTCAGAACTGCAAAAAGTAAACAAAGATGAAAACAGTTTGTGGTTTATTGAGCGAActttgaagaaaagaaaaagaaacaacaaactGCAGTATTTTGTGGAGTGGCAAGGTTTTCCTAAAACATTTAACAGTTGGGTGAATGCTGATGATATCAAAGACATATCTGCAACTGTTACTTAA
- the LOC128204607 gene encoding tyrosine-protein phosphatase non-receptor type 20-like, with protein MKKGLVSILSTRDQSTKHFVKRTLHFEHDGKTKSEFRIPHYEHPDWDRSHNTPRSAEHFVAFIKEVEDASESSHMNGPILVHCMNGAGKSGLLCVVLTLLETLSEDNEVSVVNAVRKVRARRPLSIPNKEQFYFCYECVIQSLNATDNDVYYNTSRE; from the exons ATGAAGAAAGGTCTGGTTTCCATACTTTCCACCAGAGATCAAAGTaccaaacattttgttaaacgAACGCTGCATTTCGAACACGACGGAAAA ACCAAGTCGGAGTTCAGAATACCACACTATGAACATCCGGACTGGGATAGAAGTCACAATACTCCGAGGTCGGCAGAACACTTTGTTGCCTTCATCAAAGAGGTTGAAGACGCATCCGAATCATCTCACATGAACGGACCGATACTGGTGCATTGCAT GAACGGTGCTGGAAAGAGCGGCCTTTTATGTGTTGTCTTGACATTACTTGAAACACTGAGTGAAGATAATGAAGTCAGTGTGGTTAATGCGGTGAGGAAAGTCAGGGCTAGACGACCGCTTTCCATTCCAAATAAG GAACAGTTTTACTTTTGCTACGAGTGTGTTATTCAATCCTTGAATGCAACAGATAACGATGTGTATTACAACACAAGTCGGGAATGA
- the LOC128206548 gene encoding uncharacterized protein LOC128206548, whose product MTRVHKNIGRKHVQAEFSCRHCNSQFLNYEQLFQHVIKNHPLQEQRGGRRASKHRLVDVNEIPRHSIVNNRTAFAPDTVGSSLANGYTDMLDSTNDLNQSQQNDDPPDLDNNESSDEDEPVNNQVDESALGNRVINRLIHPIGNERYDLLTFFGNRRDQVRSFLHSRARQLRGIKWSLCVQVEMERIEEGEVTSAQPYFRSNTYITLSVDDWNEHDLNEAIQKMFASLEEFIRRGSGCYVKKVLKLEIHTVGYKPVSGSSYLPLPKSLAYSRSLLNIENDDDKCFLYCLLASMHHVTIQPEQVEHYLPYKQEIDMLGINYPVKLADIRKVERRNENISINVFTYEKETIVPLRITEHTRRPHHVNLLWLTKGDISHYYLITDLNKFLSRTKNSHIRRHFCPYCLHGFLKETSLKEHQKLCARNGAQRVNLPTPGDNDILNFKDYEKTLKAPFIVYADFETVNKKLPTCASNPKHSSTTQNTKLEVCSFGYKVVCEDNRYTKPTVVYTGEDAGSKMIECLLKEEKQIREILSHIKPMDISEKEREDIISKANYCCICKKAFTFYDRVYNRIVLHHNHLTSELIGPACNDPCNLNCRQVKFIPVMFHNLKNFDAHIICQNIGKFKSYKLSCIAQTTEKYVSFSLPHLRFIDSFQFLPTSLETLVDNLAQDGLEAFPHLLSETKDESEAQLLLRKGVYPYEYMDCMSKFDEVKLPAKEEFYSTIKKEHKSEEDYQHAKTVFERFNMTSLREYQELYLRMDCVLLCEVFESFRTLCLKQYELDPCHFYTSPGLSWSACLKMSEVQLELLTDIDQVLMIEAGIRGGISQISHRHAKANNPYLQDYDTSLPTTYLQYLDANNLYGWAMNQPLPVGQFEFMSESDMGSFNIMTIPEAGDTGYILEVSLEYPKNLHDIHNCFPLAPERRTISNEELSPYARGLLKTLHGLTEEDPLPNRGKVDKLLTTLQNKNHYILHYRNLQLYLSLGMKLKGIYKILKFKQETWMKKYIDHNTAMRQKATSTFQKNFYKLMNVSVFGKTMENVRRYKAIEIIHTKKRLDKVTAKPTYKDTTILNEDLVAVELYKSTVNLVKPIYCGMSILDLSKCLMYDFWYNYIKQKYPTAKMLMTDTDSIFWLSQTDDIYRDMKSSMCHFDTSDYPRDHFLWSNSNKKVLGKMKDETNGQPISEFVGLRSKMYSFLCNDKEEKRAKGVAKVSVKKELKHEHYKNTLFNETSMISSMTALRSHQHELYGETIQKRALSAFDDKRYLTDSVNSYAYGHYKITAKNTSKDVNQCQDELPFSIVPANEFVMHSAHDIEQSFHLDGFKITPCKKVDVY is encoded by the exons ATGACTCgtgttcataaaaatattggTAGGAAACACGTTCAAGCTGAATTTTCATGTAGGCATTGTAATAGCCAGTTCCTAAATTATGAGCAATTATTTCAACATGTGATTAAAAACCATCCTTTACAAGAGCAACGAGGAGGTCGAAGAGCATCAAAACATCGTTTAGTAGATGTTAATGAAATACCTCGCCATTCGATCGTGAATAATAGAACTGCATTTGCTCCTGATACAGTCGGGTCTAGTTTGGCTAATGGGTATACGGATATGCTTGATTCCACAAACGATCTTAACCAGAGTCAGCAAAATGATGATCCTCCAGATCTTGACAACAACGAATCGAGCGATGAGGATGAACCAGTTAATAATCAAGTGGACGAGTCGGCGTTGGGTAATAGAGTGATCAATAGATTAATACATCCCATTGGAAACGAAAGGTATGATCTTTTGACATTCTTTGGTAATAGAAGAGATCAAGTGAGATCTTTTTTGCATTCACGCGCTCGTCAACTGAGAGGCATAAAATGGAGTTTGTGTGTACAAGTGGAAATGGAACGCATAGAGGAGGGTGAGGTCACTTCAGCGCAACCATACTTTCGTAGCAATACCTACATTACTTTGTCGGTAGATGATTGGAATGAACATGATTTAAATGAGGCTATACAGAAAATGTTCGCAAGTTTGGAAGAGTTTATACGTAGAGGTTCTGGATGTTACGTCAAAAAGGTGTTGAAGCTTGAAATCCATACAGTGGGGTATAAACCCGTAAGCGGTTCCAGTTATCTTCCACTACCAAAGTCCCTGGCATACAGTAGAAGTCTGTTGAATATTGAAAACGATGATGACAAATGTTTCCTGTATTGTCTGTTGGCTTCCATGCATCATGTTACCATTCAACCGGAACAGGTAGAGCACTATCTTCCTTACAAACAAGAGATTGACATGCTTGGAATCAACTATCCAGTCAAGTTAGCGGACATAAGAAAAGTGGAACGAAGAAACGAAAATATCTCTATCAACGTATTTACTTATGAAAAGGAAACCATCGTGCCATTACGAATCACTGAACACACTAGACGTCCACATCATGTCAATTTACTGTGGTTAACAAAGGGAGACATTTCCCATTACTATTTAATAACGGACTTGAATAAGTTTTTGTCTCGTACAAAGAACAGTCACATACGAAGGCATTTCTGTCCATACTGTTTGCATGGATTTCTAAAAGAAACTTCCCTTAAAGAACATCAAAAGCTATGTGCACGAAACGGAGCACAAAGGGTGAATCTTCCAACTCCAGGagacaatgatattttaaatttcaaggATTATGAAAAAACACTTAAAGCTCCGTTTATTGTATACGCCGATTTTGAAACTGTCAATAAAAAACTACCCACCTGCGCGTCAAATCCGAAACATTCTTCCACTACACAGAACACAAAATTAGAAGTGTGTAGTTTTGGCTACAAGGTCGTATGCGAAGATAATCGTTATACCAAACCGACTGTGGTGTATACAGGGGAAGACGCGGGGTCAAAAATGATTGAATGTCTtctaaaagaagaaaaacaaatacgGGAAATACTATCACACATAAAGCCAATGGATATCAGCGAAAAAGAACGTGAAGACATCATTAGCAAGGCTAACTATTGCTGCATTTGCAAAAAAGCATTTACCTTTTACGACAGGGTGTACAATCGAATAGTTTTGCATCATAACCATTTGACCTCAGAACTTATAGGACCAGCATGCAACGATCCGTGTAACCTGAACTGTCGTCAAGTTAAGTTTATTCCTGTGATGTTTCACAACTTGAAAAATTTTGATGCCCATATTATATGTCAAAATATTGGTAAATTTAAGTCGTATAAACTAAGCTGTATAGCGCAGACTACAGAGAAATATGTCAGTTTTTCTCTTCCACATTTGCGCTTCATAGACAGTTTCCAATTTTTACCAACATCATTGGAAACACTGGTAGACAATTTAGCTCAAGATGGTTTGGAGGCGTTTCCTCATTTGCTCTCAGAAACGAAAGACGAATCAGAAGCTCAACTCCTGCTTCGAAAAGGTGTCTATCCTTACGAATACATGGACTGTATGAGTAAATTCGATGAGGTAAAATTGCCTGCTAAAGAAGAGTTTTATTCTACgataaaaaaagaacataaatcTGAAGAGGATTATCAGCACGCGAAGACCGTGTTTGAAAGGTTCAACATGACATCATTACGGGAATATCAGGAACTGTATTTAAGAATGGACTGTGTTTTATTGTGTGAGGTCTTTGAGTCATTCAGAACATTGTGTTTAAAGCAGTATGAACTTGATCCGTGTCATTTCTATACATCTCCCGGTCTCTCTTGGTCCGCGTGTCTAAAAATGAGTGAAGTCCAACTAGAGTTGCTAACAGACATAGACCAAGTGCTGATGATAGAAGCGGGCATTCGTGGAGGCATATCTCAAATATCTCATCGTCATGCAAAAGCGAACAATCCCTACTTACAAGATTATGACACTTCACTGCCTACGACCTATTTACAATATCTGGATGCAAATAACCTTTATGGTTGGGCAATGAATCAACCCCTTCCGGTAGGGCAGTTTGAGTTCATGTCAGAAAGTGATATGGGATCATTCAACATCATGACCATTCCCGAGGCTGGAGACACGGGTTATATATTAGAGGTGTCGTTAGAGTATCCTAAAAACTTACATGACATACACAACTGTTTTCCTCTAGCGCCTGAGAGGCGAACGATTTCCAATGAAGAACTGTCTCCATATGCTCGAGGTCTTCTTAAAACATTACATGGATTAACGGAAGAGGATCCGTTACCCAATAGAGGAAAAGTGGACAAATTATTGACcacattgcaaaacaaaaaccaTTATATCCTTCACTATAGAAATTTGCAGTTGTATCTGAGTTTAGGCATGAAACTGAAAGgcatttataaaatactcaaGTTTAAACAAGAGACGTGGATGAAGAAGTACATTGATCATAACACAGCCATGCGACAAAAGGCTACGTCTACCTTCCAAAAGAACTTCTACAAATTAATGAACGTCTCCGTGTTTGGAAAG ACTATGGAAAACGTTAGACGCTACAAAGCAATCGAGATCATTCACACGAAAAAGCGATTGGACAAGGTGACAGCAAAACCCACATATAAGGACACAACCATCTTGAACGAGGACCTTGTGGCAGTGGAGCTGTACAAGTCAACGGTCAATTTAGTGAAGCCGATTTACTGTGGGATGAGCATTCTAG ATTTGAGCAAATGTCTCATGTACGACTTTTGGTACAATTATATCAAGCAAAAGTATCCTACGGCTAAAATGCTAATGACAGACACCGATTCAATTTTCTGGCTCTCCCAAACTGACGACATCTACAGGGATATGAAATCTTCAATGTGTCATTTTGACACATCGGATTATCCCAGAGATCATTTTCTTTGGAGCAATAGCAACAAAAAGGTGTTGGGAAAAATGAAAGACGAAACAAACGGACAACCTATTTCAGAATTTGTAGGACTACGATCAAAAATGTACAGTTTTCTGTGTAACGACAAAGAAGAAAAACGAGCCAAGGGCGTGGCTAAAGTGTCAGTCAAAAAGGAGTTAAAACACGAgcattataaaaacacattgtttaatGAAACCAGCATGATCTCATCTATGACTGCCCTAAGAAGTCATCAGCATGAACTTTATGGGGAAACCATTCAAAAACGAGCGCTTTCGGCATTTGATGACAAGCGTTATCTTACTGACAGTGTCAACAGCTACGCGTATGGACATTACAAAATCACTGCAAAAAACACTAGCAAAGATGTCAATCAATGCCAGGATGAACTGCCATTTTCTATCGTACCAGCCAACGAATTTGTAATGCATTCTGCGCATGACATTGAACAATCTTTCCACCTAGACGGCTTTAAAATCACTCCTTGCAAAAAAGTGGatgtatattaa